From Pyrenophora tritici-repentis strain M4 chromosome 1, whole genome shotgun sequence, the proteins below share one genomic window:
- a CDS encoding TT-ORF1 multi-domain protein, giving the protein MASFIQNIIWNSVEGFVEAGKKTAGEYGGNALIKAGDMIENGGRSVGTGIERKATSYGTAITGQTYKPSATALPSTARKPVIKRSNSTPANSKPTTSGAKGGSGIPIGAKKYPGGSQVNGAVGGAKNTVGGASKVMGGVVGGGQKALGGVTGNASKVTGGVVGRANSTIGGVSSNASKAAGGLVGGSQKALGGATRSIPPFKGPNSVPAGPSKTSLLKPLPGTNGTPKPAYPSEKKTPVKPGQPKPFKPPVESKKLDPKKPYPGTNTLPGTSKTPVQQHRLKPLPRLGPQVGQGQTMQHISV; this is encoded by the exons ATGGCAAGCTTTATTCAAAACATCATTTGGAACTCTGTTGAAGGCTTTGTGGAGGCAGGGAAAAAGACGGCAGGAGAATATGGTGGCAACGCATTGATCAAAGCGGGAGATATGATTGAGAATGGTGGAAGGAGTGTAGGAACTG GCATCGAGCGCAAAGCAACAAGCTATGGCACAGCCATCACAGGCCAAACCTACAAGCCCTCGGCCACAGCCTTACCCTCGACGGCGCGTAAACCAGTCATCAAGCGCTCCAACTCGACGCCTGCGAATAGTAAACCAACAACGAGCGGCGCCAAGGGTGGTAGTGGGATACCAATAGGCGCAAAGAAGTACCCTGGAGGTAGCCAAGTAAACGGAGCAGTCGGAGGAGCAAAGAACACGGTTGGCGGTGCATCGAAAGTCATGGGAGGCGTTGTGGGAGGAGGTCAAAAGGCTCTCGGAGGCGTAACAGGCAACGCATCCAAAGTGACCGGTGGGGTCGTAGGCCGCGCAAACAGTACAATTGGCGGCGTAAGCAGCAACGCGTCGAAAGCGGCCGGCGGTCTCGTAGGAGGCAGTCAGAAAGCCCTTGGCGGAGCAACCAGATCAATTCCGCCATTCAAGGGTCCCAATTCTGTACCGGCAGGACCATCCAAAACCTCTTTACTAAAGCCCTTGCCTGGAACCAACGGAACCCCGAAGCCGGCATACCCTTCAGAAAAGAAGACGCCTGTTAAGCCCGGTCAGCCCAAGCCGTTCAAGCCGCCTGTTGAATCGAAGAAGCTGGATCCAAAGAAACCCTACCCGGGCACGAATACACTGCCGGGGACGAGTAAGACACCAGTGCAGCAGCACAGGTTAAAGCCGCTGCCAAGGTTGGGACCGCAGGTTGGGCAGGGCCAGACTATGCAGCATATCTCGGTCTAA